The sequence AAACGGAGGTGCAACCTTGTTCTTAACCACTTTCACACGAGTTTCGTTACCGACAACTTCATCACCTTCTTTCAAGGCACCCGTACGGCGAATATCCAAACGAACAGAGGAATAAAATTTCAGTGCGTTACCACCGGTTGTGGTTTCCGGGTTACCGAACATCACACCAATTTTCATACGAATCTGGTTGATGAAAATACACATGGTGTTCGACTTTTTAATATTTGACGTTAATTTACGAAGCGCTTGTGACATTAAACGAGCCTGCAAGCCAACATGACTATCACCCATTTCGCCTTCTATCTCGGCCTTAGGTGTTAAGGCAGCTACCGAGTCAACAATCACAACGTCAACAGCACCGGAACGAACCAACATATCGCAAATTTCCAGTGCTTGCTCTCCCGTATCAGGCTGAGACACAAGCAAGTCATCTACGTTAACGCCTAGAGCTTCAGCGTAGATAGGATCGAGTGCGTGCTCGGCATCAACAAAAGCGCAGGTTTTCCCCATTTTTTGGGCTTCAGCAATAACTTCTAAAGTCATTGTCGTTTTACCACTGGACTCCGGTCCATAAATTTCTATGACTCGTCCAAAGGGTAAACCACCAATGCCAAGAGCAATATCTAGCCCTAACGAACCTGTTGAAACAGAGGCAATATCCAACGTCTGGTTGTCACCCAACCGCATGATAGATCCTTTACCAAATTGACGTTCAATTTGCCCGAGCGCTGCATCCAACGCTTTTTGACGATCATTGCTCATTTTAAGCTCCGCATTAATTACTGGTTTTATACACAGTATACTGTACGTTTTTACAGTATCAAGTGTTCATTAAAAAGTTTTATAAAGTGACAGCTAACTTACTGTAATCAAAGCTGATTTATTGCCTTCGTTAGGACTTCATCGATGGTTTGGCTTCTCACCTTTTGTCTATTCCCCGCGAACGTTTGCGACCAAACCTCCTCGCAACCGGGTCCAACTAAAGCCATCCAAACCAGTCCCACCGGCTTCTCGACAGTACCACCGCTGGGCCCTGCCACACCACTGACCGCAATAGCCCAGGACGTATTGCATTGAGCCTGGGCGCCAAGTGCCATTTGTTTCACACACTCCGCTGACACAGCCCCATCTTTTTCAAGCGTTCTCTGACTCACATTCAGTAGCTGTCGCTTGAGGTCGTTAGTATAGGTGATTA comes from Idiomarina sp. X4 and encodes:
- a CDS encoding CinA family protein, producing MVTTTVITPQTLELAEQLGQCLLEKQQTIATAESCTGGGIGYAITEVAGSSAWFNGGLITYTNDLKRQLLNVSQRTLEKDGAVSAECVKQMALGAQAQCNTSWAIAVSGVAGPSGGTVEKPVGLVWMALVGPGCEEVWSQTFAGNRQKVRSQTIDEVLTKAINQL
- the recA gene encoding recombinase RecA; translation: MSNDRQKALDAALGQIERQFGKGSIMRLGDNQTLDIASVSTGSLGLDIALGIGGLPFGRVIEIYGPESSGKTTMTLEVIAEAQKMGKTCAFVDAEHALDPIYAEALGVNVDDLLVSQPDTGEQALEICDMLVRSGAVDVVIVDSVAALTPKAEIEGEMGDSHVGLQARLMSQALRKLTSNIKKSNTMCIFINQIRMKIGVMFGNPETTTGGNALKFYSSVRLDIRRTGALKEGDEVVGNETRVKVVKNKVAPPFKEANFQILYGKGISKEGELIDLGVKHKMVDKAGAWYSYKGDKIGQGKANSMKFLQENPKIADELESRIRELLLSKPEKKTKEDREAERAAAKEVENSPEPSDDNVL